GTCGGAATGCCGAAATGCTCGGCGACTTTGGCCAGGCGGTGCGAGGGAAGACTGGGCAGAAGTTTGCGCGAGAGTTTCAAGGTGCAGATCAGGGAGCTGGCGATCGTCCGGCCAAAGCTTTTATGCAGATGGTGGTTGAGGAACGGGATGTCGAATTCGGCGTTATGGGCGATGAGCGGCCGGTCACCGATGAAATCGAGGAAGGAGCTCAAGGCTTTTGGCTTAGCCTCGCCAGTTTCCTCCAGCATCTCTTTGGTGATGCCGGTCAGCTTAACGATCTCGGGCGGGACCTCACCGCTAATTTTGACCAGCGCGCTGAAAACGTCGACGATCTCCCCTTTCTCGATCCGCAAGCCGGCGATCTCGGTGATCTCGGCTTCGGCCGGCAGAAGGCCGGTCGTCTCGATGTCAATGATAACGGCGCCCAGCCCGAGCAGGCCGAGGAATTGCTCGCGCGCCCGGCGCAGGAGGGGGAACTGTTCTTCCAGTTTAACAAACTCTTCAGTATAAAAAAATCCGTGCATAATTATTTAAATAATTCGCTGATATCGACCGCTTCAAAATTGTCGCGGCTTTTAACTTTAACCTCGCGATACTCGGACAGGTCGATCGCTTCTTCAACTTCTTGTCGTGAGCCGCTAGTTGTTGATGCCTTGCCCAACCCCTCATTCTCCACCCGCCATTCCTCAAAAGTCCAGCTCGGCAGTTCTTCCAGATAACGGGAGATCTTCAGCAGGACCTCGCCGTCGTAGCCGGAGTAGATCAACGGATAGCTCATATATAGTTCGTCTTTGGCCCGGGTGACCGCCACATAAAAGAGCCGCCGCTCCTCTTCCATCTCGTCATCCTTGCCGAAACTAAGGTACGAGGGAAAACGGCCGTCCGCCAGCCAGACGAGAAAGACGGTTTTCCATTCCAACCCTTTGGCCTGGTGGATGGTGGTCAGGACGCAAGCTTCTTTCTCGGTCGCTTCGCCCTCGACGATCGTCTCCGATTCGATCCCCGAGGCGAGCGCCAGCGCGCTCAATAGCTCCTCCAGCGACTTATACTGCGTGGAGTAACTCCCCAACTGCTGCAGGTCCTCAAGCCGTTCGCGGTAGTTCGGGAACTGGTTCTTGAGGTAGTCTTCGTATTCCGATTCGCTGACCGCCTTGATCATCTCGGCCGGGGCGTCCATTTTCTCGAGCAAGGTGGCGATCAGCGCCTGAAAGCGCTTAAAAGAGCGTTCGGCCCCGGACGGAGCCAGTGCCGCCGTCGCCGCGCTCTGGACCTCCTGGAGCGGCTCGGCCGTCGCGTCAATATGGCGGAAGATCTTGTCCGCCGTCCGGGGGCCGATCTTCGGTAAGAGTTTCAGGATCCTCCCCCAGGAGATCTCGTCGCGCGGGTTCTGGACCACTTTAATGTAGGCCAGGACATCCTTGATGTGCGCTTCTTCAAAAAAACGGAGGCCGGAGCGGACCTCGAACGGGATCCCCCGCTTGGTCAGCTCCATCTGGATCTCCATCGATTGGTAGTGCGACCGGTAGAGAACGGCCATCTCGTTGAGCGACTGCCCCTCTTCCCGCAGCTCCAGCATCCGCTGGGCGACGAAAGCCGCCTGCTCGTAGACCGTGGTCACCGCGGCGACGACCGGCTTCTGGCCGCTCGGGCGGTGGGTCTTTAAATTCTTCTCGAACTTCTCCTTGGCCAGGGTGATCGCCAGGTTGGCGATGGCCAGGATCTCCGGCGTGGAGCGGTGGTTCGTCTCCAGTTTATAGACCTGGGCATCGGGATAAACATTTGGAAAATTAATGATGTTCTTGAAGTGCGCCCCGCGGAAGCTGTAGATCGACTGCGAGTCGTCGCCAACCACCGTCAGGTTGCGGTGCCCCTGCGCCATCAGGTTGATCGTTTTGGCCTGCAGGGCGTTCGTATCCTGGTACTCGTCCACTAATATATGTAAGAACTTGGCCGCGTAGAGCCCGGCCACTTCCGGGTTGTCGTTGAGCAGTTTCCACCAGTAATAGAGGAGGTCGTCAAAGTCCATCAGGCCATTCTTCCGCTTCCGATCGCCGTAGAGCCGGAAGACCCCCTCGATCTCTTCGGTCAGCGGCTCGAACTGGGGATAGTTATAAGCGACGACGTCGGTCAGTGAGCGGCTGGTATTAAGCGCCAGGGAAAAAATAGCTTGGAGCGTATCCCCTTTGGGGAAACAGCGGGCCTTAACGTCGATCTTCGACTCGGTCAGGCACGAGTCGACCAGCTCTTTCGAGTCAGCGCGGTCAAGGATAGTAAAGTTCGGCTGATAACCGATCAGTTTGGCGTGCCGCCGGAGGATCAAATTGCCGACATGGTGGAAGGTCCCCCCCCAGATCCCCTTGACGTCCCGCTTGAGGAGCATTTCGACCCGGGACAACATCTCCCGTGCCGCCTTGTTGGTAAAAGTGACCAGGAGGATCCGGTCCAGCGGCACCCCCGACTCGACCAGGTAGGCGACGCGGTAAGTCACGGTTCGCGTCTTGCCCGACCCTGCGCCGGCGATCACCAGCATCGGCCCGCCCGCGGCCAGCGCCACCGGCAACTGTTCGGCGGTCAGGGCCTCTTTATAGTTGATGCGGTAATTCGGTTCGGCCGAGAAGTGAGATTTTAAAACGTATTTTTGAGACATTGAAGGGACATTATATCAGAAAAAGACCTCGTTCGGAACCTGAGACTGAACGTCTCGGTTCCTCACTGGAAACAGCGACGTTTAGTCGCTTGTTTCTCAAACTATCTTCAAGTTCAGGTCCAAAGCCTCTGCCGAATGCGTCAGCGCGCCGAAAATGATATACTGCATAGGTCATGGCTGAACTCGATAAGCAAATTGAAATCCTGAGGAGAAAGTCTCCCGCCGAGAGATTGGCCCTGGCCTTCGGCTTATTTAGCTTTGCCCGCCAGAGAATTTCCGCTGAAATCCGCCGTTTGAATCCCCACCTCAAAGCCGCCGAGCTGGCCCGATTGGTTAATCAGCGACTCGCCAGATGAAGAGCGCGCAAGAAGTTTTTGTTGAAGTTCTATCCGTTTTAGAAAAATTAAAGATACCCTATATGATCGGGGGATCGGTGGCGTCGATCGCCTACGGC
This window of the Candidatus Margulisiibacteriota bacterium genome carries:
- a CDS encoding 3'-5' exonuclease; the encoded protein is MHGFFYTEEFVKLEEQFPLLRRAREQFLGLLGLGAVIIDIETTGLLPAEAEITEIAGLRIEKGEIVDVFSALVKISGEVPPEIVKLTGITKEMLEETGEAKPKALSSFLDFIGDRPLIAHNAEFDIPFLNHHLHKSFGRTIASSLICTLKLSRKLLPSLPSHRLAKVAEHFGIPTPLTHRAPGDVEITFQLWLKFIDLLGQKGVHNLDDLLKFAA
- a CDS encoding ATP-dependent helicase, with product MSQKYVLKSHFSAEPNYRINYKEALTAEQLPVALAAGGPMLVIAGAGSGKTRTVTYRVAYLVESGVPLDRILLVTFTNKAAREMLSRVEMLLKRDVKGIWGGTFHHVGNLILRRHAKLIGYQPNFTILDRADSKELVDSCLTESKIDVKARCFPKGDTLQAIFSLALNTSRSLTDVVAYNYPQFEPLTEEIEGVFRLYGDRKRKNGLMDFDDLLYYWWKLLNDNPEVAGLYAAKFLHILVDEYQDTNALQAKTINLMAQGHRNLTVVGDDSQSIYSFRGAHFKNIINFPNVYPDAQVYKLETNHRSTPEILAIANLAITLAKEKFEKNLKTHRPSGQKPVVAAVTTVYEQAAFVAQRMLELREEGQSLNEMAVLYRSHYQSMEIQMELTKRGIPFEVRSGLRFFEEAHIKDVLAYIKVVQNPRDEISWGRILKLLPKIGPRTADKIFRHIDATAEPLQEVQSAATAALAPSGAERSFKRFQALIATLLEKMDAPAEMIKAVSESEYEDYLKNQFPNYRERLEDLQQLGSYSTQYKSLEELLSALALASGIESETIVEGEATEKEACVLTTIHQAKGLEWKTVFLVWLADGRFPSYLSFGKDDEMEEERRLFYVAVTRAKDELYMSYPLIYSGYDGEVLLKISRYLEELPSWTFEEWRVENEGLGKASTTSGSRQEVEEAIDLSEYREVKVKSRDNFEAVDISELFK